gtattTTTAATTCAGAGCAAACAAAATTTGAGAAGAATTGACTAAGTGCATGTTTCATACGGTAACATTTATGATTGATATTTGATACTCCTTTCTCATGATGAAAGCTGCACAAATAATCAAAGACATTATCAGAATTATTGTCTTTGATTGAGAGAGCTAAaggaaaaataataatcatgataactgCACATTATTTATaacctacaattgtacatgtgcaCGGCAACCATGAAAAAGTTgtagaaattgaaattttgcCTTGAAAATCTAGCCTATATAACTGAAATGCCATATTGATGCCTCTTGTTTATTGATGTTCATGAACAAACATGTCAAACTTTTATAATTTGAGGCTTGTAATCACTCCAAAAAGGGATATGAAAACTGTTTTTCATTGAAGAGATCCAAATATAGTGTTTTGACACCAAGAAATGCATAGCAAAAATCTTCTCAATGCTTGGTCTTTCCAAATTCACTAGCAGATAATTTGGGCTATGACTGGATGGAAAAGACAAATTGGTTCTCACCTGGTGCACAGAATGTCCTCATGCAAACTCCCTTGGCAACGCTGACACTGTGTCCAGAGACGACCAAATTTCTCCTCTAAAGCAGCAAGTTGGATGATCtgaattattgttattgttgaaaaagGAAGCAATTCATAACACtacacataaaaagaaattagcatttacatgtacatgtacatcagatATCTataatagaaaagaatgatcaTCGCAAAAATCAGCTGCTTTTTATTTACCAAAATGACGGTTTGGAGTCTTGAAATGATCAGACTTACAATACAATAAGACAACAAGTAACCTCACATACATCCCATCTTTCATCAAAAGTAAGCATGTACCTAAAGATTAACTACTTTCATAATAAGTAGATGCCAttattcttcaaagaaaatatatttacattaacaaatattacatcatacattacatcaacACTCAAGAAGCTTTGAGGTGAGATTTGACATGCAATCTCTAGACTAAATTTTATTGAAAACTGGAAAATAGAGTGGAATCTAAGAGAAAAAACAAGATGATTTTTGTTCTTAATCAATATTGGACAGTGAaatttattatgaaaaaaaatgtggatttGATGATACAGTATCTGGTAAACTATTCTTACAGGAAGGTAAAATATACATTGAATTACCATAAAAACAGAATAGCAGCTTCAAAGATAGGGATAACCAATGTCAGAGGATCAGCAGCACTCAGGTAACTGAAATTTAGGACAAGAACttgagatgttttttttttttttttttttttttcatgagtgaGGAAATTTGAGGATAATGTTTCCTATGATTATGTTTTTCTCTCTGTGAACATTCCTTAATCTGAAGACATACCTCCTTCTGGTAGATGGCTGACTCATTTGGCTTGCAGAACTTGCAAACAGCCACACCCTCCTTGTCCATTCCCATCTTACATCCTAGACACTTGCTGCGCTTCTTGGTGAATGCCATCAGACCTCCGACCTTTGATGTGACCTTCGTCACTGTCATTGTGTGTTCTCCCTCTGCAAATTAAATTTATATGAAGCAAGTCAAGCACTCAAAAAGAATTTGCAGCAAATGTACCTCATGAGTGACACAGCACTTACCATTCAAAAACTCATAAGAGATGCACTTTTCATATCAGTGCTCAGTCTGCAAtgtaaaatgtaacatttgCAGAATCCAAACAATTCAATGGTtccattcaaattgatttaGTGTTATAAATCTGCCTTCACATAAGCTAAATCAATATTTTAAATCACAGCATACAAGAGTCAGAATTGCTATATTAGCCAATGGCAAAATGCagaaacatttattttccactACAGGTACCCTAACAATCAAAAAACAATTTCAGTGCTGTTGTTAGTTATGACATTCTGCCAGCACATACTTGGCCTTTATTATAACTCTTTAGAAATTAACATACATTGGTACATGACCCCTAAAATCTTATCATTGCTCCTGTTGCAATCATTATCACATgtattataataatcattatcaacacaaacacaaccACTACCACCTCCAGCATCATGCCAATCCTATCATCACCATGGTTACAATTGAATCTTCACTTATTCCTCCTAGTAAAGTTcaatataatcatcatcactataAGCATCACtgtcacatatacatgtattatcataagTAAGATTCAGCCCTGACACATAATGTCATCACTACAGTTATAACTGACATAATCTTCATCCTCACTGCTTCACTCAAGTGATCAATGATCACTTGAGTGTAGTGGTATCACTTACTGAGCAGAACAGACTCCACTTTGTTCTCTCCTACCACAGGCTCAAAGATTCGGAGCAGTGGTCCTTTCAGCTGGTTCTCCAGGTAGTAGGTTGTATCAATGGGAATGTTGTTCTCCAAAACATAGATGGGATCCTGAAAGACAAAATATGGAATGACATCCAATTTTGTACTCAACAGGCTACATTGTAACATCAGTGCCAAAGAgaaagcacaaacacacacacacacacaaaaagtgcattttgaagTGGAAGCTCTCACAGGTATCGTGGCagattatcacttttttttttgatatcccaCAAGGTCATAACACCTCCTACCCATATGGTTAAGACTCAGTAgacaatttgttgaaaatttagCATAATACATATTGCACTGCAGTGCAGTAATTTTCTTCATGAATAAAAGGAATCAGAACAAAATGAGGAATCTTTTCTCTTAATCCAGAATGGAGGTCTGGGTTATCCTAGATtataatagcaatgataatacaACACATTCATATTGAGCTATCTATGTAGTAAAACTATTCAGAGGCACAACGTGAAGctagaagagaagaagaaatataatatGCTACAGACAATCATGTCAGCTATGTACTGTATGCTTTTGTGTAAAAGGACTATTTTTCAGGTTAgctttgaaataaatgattGTTTGCAAAGAACAGATATGAACAGGCAACTGATTCCCCCAAAATGATGCAACAGCTCAGAAGGCTCAGTCTCCAAATAATGACAAAACCCTGTATCTCCAACAGCAAGTTATAACTTAGCGTGTGCACACTCCCACTCTCACATCAAAGtttcattattatcttttctatcatcaccatcattatcattatcgttatcatcatcactgccattatcatcttcatcattgtcatcatcatcatcatcttcaccatcatcaacatcatcatacatcataTTTGTCATGATCACTGTCATCATCTCACACATTGTAAAAGTGCCTGGCACACCCCACCTCTGACTTCTCATAGGCTGCGGCTCCCTTGCCCTTAGCGATGATGACGTATGGCACTCGGTCACCTAAAGCTGGCGCACTCCCTGGGTCTCTCTTCCTCATCCTAGAAAATTGTCAATGAAAGAGATCTCTAACCTAGAATTCATTAGAAAACTTCTGGGAAATAACCAGGAAATATTGCAAATActtattttttccatctctcatatcttatGTTGGTGGCATCAGCTAACCTATGCATGAAGGAGGAATAGACAAGAAAATCGTCTGTATTAAGCACcttataaatgtattgtattattaaCAATACTTTGAAACTGTACTGACTGACAAAACTGTGTCATGAGGGATATTCAAgatatgaattgaatgaattcattatcCAATGCAATAACCACCATTGCAAATGTTTACAAATATGCAGTCACACAGAAAAAGCAAGAATAGGAACCAGAAATAGCATGAATGCTAGCCAAGTCTGGCCCCTTGCAATTCAGGCAGTCACAaagtatttttcttatttttacttaattcatttattttttactgCTATATAGTTATCAATCAGATATTCTCATTTGAAAGCTTTCAGAATAAACTTTCTACTTTCAGTAATTCTCTCAAATATTTGGTACCCTCGAATTTGCAAATTTACAAGACATTATGCAATCATCTATTTAGATATTTTCTCTCAGAACACAATAGCCTTTTTTAAGTAGAAAGAAATTATTAGAATGCTACTTGAAAGTCTGGCAGTATTCCTGGCTTAAGCATAGTTTGTGATCTGAAAGACTTCACTTTGACagaatacaattaaaaaaagaatgcttgTACTCAATGTCCACCTAATACTTTGTGAAAGACAGAACACACATTGTTACAATTAGAAACAGAGCAAGAGATAACTAAAGGTatttgttagtttttgttttcgtgTTACTCTGTATCAGTTCACTAATGTGTAGTGCTGCACTACACTCTTAAGCAATCTTAAAGCCATTGTCAATCATTCTTATTGCACCTGAAAGAATTTTGCGAATTATAGTATAAATTAATATATAgtataaaaaaatatttctaaatGTTGATATTAAAATTAAAGGTGCTATGCATGATACTCAATCAAATCACAGAGGTGAAAGAGAGACTTCCATCTCCATGATCAAACCACCGATCAGTCTTGTGACCTTTCACCCTGTGACCTCTCACCTTGCAGCCAGCTCCACATGTGCCTGCTTGCCAGCGTACTCCTCCCCAGTCTTAGTCAGTTCCTTGGTGATGACCAGCTGGGAGATATCAATGCGATTACACAGCAGGTCTGAGATGGTCTGCTTGGCATGCTCCAGTGCTCCCTGGGGATCCCTGTAAACACAGCCACACAGAAAGTAGAAACCAATCATAAAAACCATCATCTAGGCCTTTATCACACATTTCACAATGCACAAACACTGCACTCCTCTTGTTACAACGTCCTTGGGACTAGCAgctttctttcgttatattgataTTTCGCTATACTGAACAGaaaagtatataaagatatatacatgataatttgggggtctgaatttttacttcgttggaACAAGAGTTTTGTTGTAACTGTGTTTGTAACAAGGGGGTGCACTATATTTAAATTTACTGAACAAGACAtaggatggatggatggatagatagatagacagatagataaagatatataaatatatatatacatacagataACATAGACAAATAACTGAATAAATGCAAAATCAAAGAGTATGTAGATTAAAGAAATTATTGAGAAAAGCATAAATGAAAAGATCACAGATCAAAAAGGGTGGGATATATGGAAGGAGTTATCAAACCTGCTTATGAGGATCTTTTGCAGCACAGCATTCATGAGATTGGCCACTAGAGGACAGTTGTCCCGCCGAACTGTCTCAATTCCCTTACAGTCCATCTTGTCGTAGGTGTCTGGTCTAGTAAAGTATAGGCCTGCATATCGCTTCTTATTGATCAACAGGTACGGGAAGTACACCTATAAAAGATATGATAATATGGTTAGAATTATCCTCTCCTGCCCTCTCACACACATTCAAAGCATAAAGTTAGTGTGTGGGTAGATTAGAGGATGATGTTAGTACAACAATCACTCCCATCCCACTCCCGCATCAAagcttcattatcatcatttctattatcaacatcatcaacatcattgtcatcattatcatcaccatcatcatgtCAATCAGATAATCAGATTTTTCCCACCTGCACCCTCTCATATGCATTCAAAGCACAAATCCAACAGAAGAGATCCTTCCCCCTCTCCATTAGCCTACCATTATGACAGATATCTGATATAGAAATAATCTCCTTATTCCAAGAATCAGAAATAGTTCGGCTTCTGCCTTCTTCTGCTACGTTTCAGTAGAATCCAAGACCTCTTTCCAACTCACTTGGTTGAATCCTATACACACTCATACATCATGGTCAGGAACTGTTTTTCATCAGTGGCCTTGTTGTTTTACAAAATATACCTCCCTGACACAGTCAGTCATCAcagaaatttatcaaaatcctgCTAAAATCTACTTTTTTTGTGAAACTGTGCTGAATATTCATCTTTATTACAATTTGTCCTCCTTTCTCCTTGCAATAAATTTCTAGAACCATCTTACAtaataagaaatatttgataGCGAATTTACTAAACTCGAAAATGTTATCATGGCTACAATTAGGATATAACTATACAGAAATGAGCTCCCAACAAGTTATAAAATGAGATGTTCACCTTTTCAAACTCCAGCTTGATGGGATGTGGGAATTCATCTGAGATCCATTGTGCAGCTTCCTTTCCCAGCTCCATGCTCTCTGCTACTGTGGGCACACCGAACTTTACCATCACAGAGTCAGTATCACCGTAGATGACCTAATCAGACAGAGATCAGAGAGTATAGAGGAGTACCTTATTATATATCTTTGGCATTGctttcatgtacaaatgtgaAAGGAGCAGAAAAGGGAAACTGAGAGAGAAAATAGCATGGTCAAAGGTCGTGCAGCTCTCACCTTGGCTGTGGTCTTGTAGCCATTCTCCACAGTGTACTTGGTTTCAACCAGCTGCCGTGTTTTGTCAATCATCATGCGACCGAATGTTGTCACGCTCTGTGAGATCTCTAGGCAGGGCAGCTTTCCAACCTGTGCCCCGGTGAAGCCGTAGACCGAGTTGGCACTGATCTTCAGAGCCAGCTGACGACCATCTAGAACCTTCCTACGCAGGGGGTCTGTCTCCTTCTTCAGGTCTGCCTTGGCCCTAGGGGAAGCAGGAAGTTCCATATTTGTTATGTTAacatagaggatgcatgcagaGGAGCTATAGTGTGAGAAAACTTTTTTGATTGTCATCTTGAGAGAATTTTATCATGCCTTTTCACCGTAAGACATCATGGTTCAAAAACATAAAACGTAAAACATTTCCCTCGCTCGGTGTCCATGGTTTGTTGTCAAATATGTGAGAAAGATGACGATCTTTATCTAcaaatttgttttatgttgAAGATGAATGAAGAGAGTGGCTCAAACATGTCCCACAGATATTAATTGCAAGTTCATAATTCTCAACCTATAAAATGGGTTTGGAATATTCATAAGGTTTTGGGAAGAATTATATATGTGTCAAGtgctttcattcttttctgatACATATTGTTTGATAAAGTATATCATACAATATGGGTGCAACCACAGTTTAGagcaacaaacacacataaacaccTACTTTTCATTACAATTTTTACAATCTGGTTTCTTATGTCAACATTCAATGAAAAAGCTGGCAGTCCAAGTGTATGCATTATGCATAGTTTTGTCCAGATTCATTTTATCaccaattttggtcccatactAATACAGAAAATATCATAGACATCTGAAAACCATATTGGAAGTCAAGCAATCCAGATAAAgttagtgtttttgtttttcaattacAGACAATTACATTTGTTATGCAGAAGAGATAACAGTCTGTTTTAACTAAGTATCTTGATGGGTTTTTTTGAACTGgttgactgtttttttttatcactccCTGACACAAGTGTTTAGTGAGAGGGATAATGGTGACCAGACATAATACAAACCTTTTCCTGGCTGATAGAAGGTCCTCCAGAATCTCCGGGAGAATGCCTCTCCTAACAGACTTCTTGACAAAGTAGTTTCCTGATGGTGTCTTGATGTACTGGTCTGGTGACATGCTGTAGAGTGTGGTAGAGGGATGCACAATGATTTACACATTTGTCAGAATGAACTTTCCATGACAAATTACCAAGTCATCATGCAATTTGAAGAGATACGAGTGCCTGTTTAGcaactttgaatccatttttgCATTACCCTGAGTAAAATAATCTCAACTAAGTTATCAGTCCCCTCTTACCTTACAGTGCATTCTATGCAATACTTACACGGCACATGAGATACAAATCTTTTCTTCTGTTACAGTAATCAATGACACATTAGCTACATTCTAAGCTACCTTACTAGGTACTAAAATATCATGTACTTAGACCAAGACCTGCATTAAAGCATTCCCTCACATCTACATCTAAActtctttgaataaatacacataaaaaatagaacaatttgattttttattttcaacagTTTACACAtaagatttttattttaattttaataTTAAAGAATCAAACCATTAACAATATGCAAAGcttccctttgtttttgttcttatgtaagaatgaaataattgaaaaagTCCTAGTATGGCAATGAAAACTCAAAATCTACATCCTACCATGTTTACTTGAAGCTCAGTTAcatgagaaagagaaacaaagacTGCATGGGTTTTATCTCAAGACTATTGCTTGCTGTATAGGATTCAGAAATACACATTAAACTTTAAAGTGTACTGTGTCTCTGTGATGGTCACTCACCTAGTCTCATGACCTTATTCCAGAACTAACATGGCCTTCTCTGTATACTAATTACATCTTTGATTGGTAACAAACTCATTCTTTTGTGTCTGTTGTTCTCTTTGAATGGAGTTATGCAGAGAGACATTGCCAAGGGTTGGCCCCTACAGTGGGAACTTTGAAGTTTTCATTGTCAGTTCTCTGGATAGACAGAGTTTCACTTACTTTTCTTTCATGGATGGGGAAAGAAGTGAGGTGTAACACAGGTTGTGTGCTTGCATGATAGAAGGGTACAGGGAGGAGAAATCCAGAGTGGCAATGGGACAGTCATAGTACCTGTAGGGTAGAtcaaatataatcatataattttCTGAGAAAAATTGGTCTACATATCCTACTTCAGTCTTATATCATATCTAGTTTGAAAAGGTagttattaacccattgaggatgagtcccaagtatacttgggcaagtgtctatgggaaatatgtgttatagcaaaatcagtccatcctcaacgtgTTAATAATACTGATTTCTTGAGATACCTGGGTACGTAGCTACACAATGATCTTGCCTTTAACTATGGGCTTTGTTGAATTTTACCCCCAAGTCAAAGATTTGATGGTCTCATACCAGGTAGGATGGAAACTGGACAGACACTTTTAAGgtaacagaacaaaaacaaaaatagacagACACATATAAACTTGACAATTTGAGGAGATAGAGAAATATGAACCATCttagaagagaaaataaaatcttaacTGAGacaaaaaatgatatcaatgaaGAAAACCAAAATGTCATAGATCAATAAAGGTACTAAATCTACAGTCATACTTAGATTCATTCTCATTTATGCTATATTCTGCCTGGTATATGTTTACCCTCGAATGGGATCCAGTACATATCCACCAATGTAGTCATCCCCAGTCTCTACTTTGTGTGCTGGCATCACAAGGTCTTGCTCTTTGGCCTGAAAGACAAATTCACATAGATATGTAAGATCACATAGGGCGAATAAAATACCATTTCCTCCtgttacaaaaatacaaatacatggGATTACTTATTGTTACTGGTATAGAGGGAATAGGCTCAAACTGAACAGGTATACATCACACCATCCAGCTATGAACTGTGTGTCCAACATGTGCGCCTACTGTACTGCTTCATATTCAGGTTTTCCTAATTACAGTGCTTGACTCAATCACACTTATCTGTGTAAATGGATGCCTTCTATCATGGAAGAATGTAAGTCTTTGTCGGACAGCCCCTGAAAATCTCTTCAGCTGTAAAATATTGATGTGATGATACATCAGACTGCTTCTTCTTCatatggcacaatgtgcctggttgatactgtttgctgactattgcttgTCACATTGGGCAAACCACAAGGGGTCTGCATCATTTACAAGTTTTCTTAAAACAATGGGTATGTTTATTTGAAAACTTTCTGAGGCAGAATAACAATCCTGGACACATTTAGGCATCTTCGGGTGATAGATAAATGCATCCATGTTTTCCATTGCATTTAGAAATGGCAATTTGAAATGCCATTTAAAGGGGGACTTGAAATGTGTTTGAGACCACTATCGCCTTTCTGCAGGTAGATAAATGCAATGATTGTATCTCCAAGCTGCCAGGGTCAACTTCTGGTACACACCACCGGTTTAATACAAAAAAGCGCGGGCCTCAGTTGACCTCTGCTTCTCAGGTTGAATGGCAAAAAGCAGCCTCATAGTGACAACAATCGAGTTGCAATTATATGTTATAAAGTTACATGCAGCAATTAAGAATGGTATTTCAAACCATGTTTGTAACCGCCATTCAAACCacgttttgaaacgtgattcttTCTCTCGAGTTAGATAAACACAGCCTTTGTCTCTCAAATAGGACATTAAATGGAGGCCCTTTGCGTGGGGAGTCCCACAGGTAAAAGATCaaactttattcattcatcacaaagagcagtGCACTGACCCAGTGCAATGGTCCACTGCTTATAAACATACTTTGAATTTATATACCTTGCGTAAGAGCTGGGAAACAACTTTGATCTGCTGCCCTCTGGAGAGGAGGTATGTGAGTGGTACACCTGTGACTCTGGCCATCTCCATGTAGTTGATGATGGACATGAGTTTGTCCAGGAGACGAAGGGGGAGCATTGCATCTTTGAGACAGTAGACAGCTAGTCTCCTGCGAGTCTGCTCATTGCCATTCTGGACaggaaaacaaaagtgaaaccAATATTGTTAGAACCTGGAGAGTTTAATAATCGAGAGCCAAGATATGTTTTAAGGATGAAAATACAGATTGAATGGGGGTGTGCTGATGGAATATATCATCCCGTTCAGATCATCCCAAGTAGGTCTATACTggcaattttttaaaaaatcagaTTGCAATAATGTGAAAATATCCAAAGTGGCATTTGAGACAAAATCTCAAGATGGCAATGAAGATAGTTCGGGTCTACAATGACATATCATTTCAAGTTAAATCTTGAATGCGTGAAACCTATCCTACTGACTCACTGTCTGCAGCCTGTCAGACACTAACTCTGGGGTCAGTAAAGGTTAAGCATACCCAGTTCTACTGCATGTAGTCATTGTGATGCTTAGGTGTAGATCAGACAAGACTTTGCATCTGGAGTCCATTCCGCCAAGACCAAggattgtttattcatttttcttaattACAAGATGGAGATGCACCCTATACATGAGTGCACTTGTTACATTAGATTTTATGGCATCAAGGAGATGCACAAGGTCCATAGTGTCATGCATAGTATGAGTGGTCATTGTGTTCTTTTCATGAAGTTAATCAAAGTCTCATTCTTCTTGTCCTTTCTCTCACCTGAAGGTCTGTGATGATTGAATGCTGGACATCTTCTTTCTGTTCCTGCAGGAAGTGGT
The sequence above is a segment of the Diadema setosum chromosome 12, eeDiaSeto1, whole genome shotgun sequence genome. Coding sequences within it:
- the LOC140236348 gene encoding DNA polymerase delta catalytic subunit-like — protein: MDSNKRKPSGTPKGSGSQSKRARLPDFDDHDPSVFEEELALMEQIEAEYESQETNGSATEITPPSSQGSSQSKHPKWPRPPLSPINPKKDSVIFQQIDLEHYIGSHISGMPGATSGPVPIVRMFGVTEAGNSVMCHIHGFSPYFYVPAPPNFNPEHCSNFRRGLNDAILADMRSNKDNITQAVLAIDVTQKENIYGYHGNKMMPFLKITVAYPKLIAPARRLLEGGISLAGYGNRGYQTFESNIDFEIRFMVDTDVVGCNWIEVPAGTYKLRSSSTSPGSVSSAQIEIDVAWDRFISHPPEGCWEKVAPFRILSFDIECAGRKGVFPEAERDPVIQIANMVIRQGEKDPFVRNIFTLNTCAPIIGSQVLSFKTEHEMLQAWADFVNEVDPDILTGYNIQNFDMPYLINRAAALRISRFPFLGRLRAAKSVIKDATFQSKQLGKRENKVVNTEGRIQFDLLQVLIRDYKLRSYRLNAVSYHFLQEQKEDVQHSIITDLQNGNEQTRRRLAVYCLKDAMLPLRLLDKLMSIINYMEMARVTGVPLTYLLSRGQQIKVVSQLLRKAKEQDLVMPAHKVETGDDYIGGYVLDPIRGYYDCPIATLDFSSLYPSIMQAHNLCYTSLLSPSMKENMSPDQYIKTPSGNYFVKKSVRRGILPEILEDLLSARKRAKADLKKETDPLRRKVLDGRQLALKISANSVYGFTGAQVGKLPCLEISQSVTTFGRMMIDKTRQLVETKYTVENGYKTTAKVIYGDTDSVMVKFGVPTVAESMELGKEAAQWISDEFPHPIKLEFEKVYFPYLLINKKRYAGLYFTRPDTYDKMDCKGIETVRRDNCPLVANLMNAVLQKILISRDPQGALEHAKQTISDLLCNRIDISQLVITKELTKTGEEYAGKQAHVELAARMRKRDPGSAPALGDRVPYVIIAKGKGAAAYEKSEDPIYVLENNIPIDTTYYLENQLKGPLLRIFEPVVGENKVESVLLKGEHTMTVTKVTSKVGGLMAFTKKRSKCLGCKMGMDKEGVAVCKFCKPNESAIYQKEIIQLAALEEKFGRLWTQCQRCQGSLHEDILCTSRDCPIFYMRKKVQKDLADQDNLIKRFGNPCW